The following proteins are encoded in a genomic region of Streptomyces sp. SLBN-31:
- a CDS encoding urease subunit alpha produces MSRPGGHPAEARRLTPHEYAATHGPRAGDRIRLGDSGLVVRVESDSQRPGEEFLAGFGKTARDGLHLKAAAVRETCDVVVSNVVVIDAVQGIRKVSIGIREGRICAIGRAGNPDTLDGVDVVVGTGTSIVSGEGLIATAGAVDTHVHLLSPRIMEASLASGVTTIIGQEFGPVWGVGVNSPWALGHAFSAFDAWPVNIGFLGRGSSSHEAPLVEALAEGGASGFKVHEDMGAHTRALDTALRVAEEHDVQVALHSDGLNECLSVEDTLRVLEGRTIHAFHIEGCGGGHVPNVLKMAGVPNVIGSSTNPTLPFGRDAVAEHYGMIVSVHDLKTDLPGDAAMARDRIRAGTMGAEDVLHDLGAIGITSSDAQGMGRAGETVRRTLAMAGKMKAQFGAPDEHDNERVLRYIAKLTINPAIAHGLSHEVGSIEVGKLADIVLWRPEYFGAKPQLVLKAGFPAYGVVGDPNAATDTCEPLVLGPQFGAYGATPADISVAFVARAALEQGDDRMPTRRRRVAVRGTRGIGPADLRLNSRTGAVDVDRRTGLVTLDGEPIGSEPADSVSLNRLYFL; encoded by the coding sequence ATGAGCCGCCCCGGAGGACACCCCGCCGAGGCCCGCCGCCTCACCCCCCACGAGTACGCCGCCACCCACGGACCCCGCGCCGGGGACCGCATCCGCCTCGGCGACTCGGGGCTCGTCGTCCGCGTCGAGTCCGACTCGCAGCGCCCGGGGGAGGAGTTCCTGGCCGGGTTCGGGAAGACCGCCCGCGACGGACTGCACCTGAAGGCCGCCGCCGTGCGCGAGACCTGCGACGTGGTCGTGTCCAACGTCGTCGTCATCGACGCCGTGCAGGGGATCCGCAAGGTGTCGATCGGTATCCGCGAGGGCCGGATCTGCGCCATCGGCCGGGCCGGGAACCCGGACACGCTCGACGGGGTCGACGTCGTCGTGGGGACCGGGACGTCCATCGTGTCCGGCGAGGGGCTGATCGCCACCGCCGGTGCCGTGGACACGCACGTCCATCTGCTGTCACCGCGGATCATGGAGGCCTCGCTGGCCTCCGGAGTGACCACGATCATCGGCCAGGAGTTCGGGCCGGTGTGGGGCGTCGGCGTCAACTCGCCGTGGGCGCTGGGGCACGCGTTCAGCGCCTTCGACGCCTGGCCGGTCAACATCGGCTTCCTGGGCCGGGGTTCGTCCTCGCACGAGGCGCCGCTGGTCGAGGCGCTGGCGGAAGGTGGTGCCTCGGGGTTCAAGGTGCACGAGGACATGGGCGCCCACACGCGGGCGCTGGACACGGCGCTGCGGGTCGCCGAGGAGCACGACGTCCAGGTCGCCCTGCACAGCGACGGGCTGAACGAGTGCCTCTCGGTCGAGGACACCCTGCGGGTACTTGAGGGGCGCACCATCCACGCCTTCCACATCGAGGGCTGCGGCGGCGGACACGTCCCCAACGTCCTGAAGATGGCCGGAGTGCCGAACGTCATCGGCTCCTCCACCAACCCCACCCTGCCCTTCGGCCGGGACGCGGTCGCCGAGCACTACGGCATGATCGTCTCCGTCCACGACCTGAAGACCGACCTGCCCGGCGACGCCGCCATGGCCCGCGACCGCATCCGCGCCGGGACCATGGGCGCCGAGGACGTCCTGCACGACCTGGGCGCGATCGGCATCACCTCGTCCGACGCGCAGGGCATGGGGCGGGCCGGCGAGACCGTGCGCCGTACCCTCGCCATGGCCGGGAAGATGAAGGCCCAGTTCGGCGCCCCGGACGAGCACGACAACGAGCGCGTCCTGCGCTACATCGCCAAGCTGACGATCAACCCGGCCATCGCGCACGGTCTTTCGCACGAGGTCGGCTCGATCGAGGTCGGCAAGCTCGCCGACATCGTGCTGTGGCGGCCGGAGTACTTCGGGGCCAAGCCGCAGCTGGTGCTGAAGGCCGGATTCCCGGCGTACGGCGTGGTCGGCGACCCGAACGCGGCCACCGACACCTGCGAACCCCTCGTCCTGGGACCGCAGTTCGGGGCGTACGGCGCGACCCCGGCGGACATCTCCGTCGCGTTCGTCGCACGGGCGGCCCTGGAACAGGGCGACGACCGCATGCCGACCCGGCGCCGGCGGGTGGCCGTGCGCGGCACCCGCGGCATCGGGCCCGCCGACCTCCGGCTCAACTCCCGTACCGGCGCCGTGGACGTCGACCGGCGCACCGGCCTGGTCACCCTCGACGGCGAGCCGATCGGGTCGGAACCCGCCGACTCCGTCTCCCTCAACCGCCTCTACTTCCTCTGA
- a CDS encoding agmatine/peptidylarginine deiminase: protein MSAAADGFRMPAEWAPHERTWMAWPGPNPTFDDPDDLAAARIAWASVARAVRRFEPVTVVCGPGQSADARALLGPGVDTVERDLDDAWMRDIGPTFMTDGRELAAVDWTFNGWGAQHWARWEHDAKIAAHVSDLAGARSYASKLVNEGGAIHVDGEGTVLLTETVQLGPERNPGWTREQVEAEIHGMLGTRKAIWLPRGLTGDYPPHGFGTLGHVDIVAAFAGPGVVVAHSQPDPAHPDHEVTEEVIGLLRSQTDARGRRLEVVEVPAPTVLEADGHWADYSYINHYLCNGGVVLCGFDDPRDEIAAGIFRRLFPRRTVTLVDARTIFSGGGGIHCITQQQPRI from the coding sequence ATGTCCGCTGCCGCCGACGGTTTCCGCATGCCCGCCGAATGGGCCCCGCACGAGCGCACCTGGATGGCCTGGCCCGGCCCCAACCCCACCTTCGACGACCCGGACGACCTCGCCGCCGCCCGGATCGCCTGGGCGTCCGTCGCCCGTGCCGTCCGCCGCTTCGAGCCGGTGACGGTGGTGTGCGGCCCGGGGCAGTCGGCGGACGCCCGCGCCCTGCTCGGCCCGGGCGTCGACACCGTCGAGCGCGACCTCGACGACGCCTGGATGCGCGACATCGGCCCGACCTTCATGACCGACGGGCGTGAACTGGCCGCCGTGGACTGGACGTTCAACGGCTGGGGCGCCCAGCACTGGGCCCGCTGGGAGCACGACGCGAAGATCGCCGCGCATGTGTCGGACCTCGCGGGCGCGCGGAGTTACGCCTCGAAGCTCGTCAACGAGGGCGGCGCGATCCATGTCGACGGCGAGGGGACGGTGCTGCTGACGGAGACGGTCCAGCTCGGTCCGGAGCGCAACCCCGGCTGGACCCGGGAGCAGGTCGAGGCGGAGATCCACGGGATGCTCGGCACCCGCAAGGCGATCTGGCTGCCGCGCGGACTCACCGGCGACTACCCACCGCACGGCTTCGGCACCCTCGGCCACGTCGACATCGTCGCCGCCTTCGCCGGCCCCGGGGTCGTGGTCGCGCACTCCCAGCCGGACCCCGCCCACCCCGACCACGAGGTGACCGAGGAGGTCATCGGTCTGCTGCGGTCCCAGACCGACGCCCGGGGCCGCCGGCTGGAGGTGGTCGAGGTGCCGGCCCCGACCGTCCTGGAGGCCGACGGCCACTGGGCCGACTACTCCTACATCAACCACTACCTCTGCAACGGCGGCGTCGTCCTGTGCGGCTTCGACGACCCGCGCGACGAGATCGCCGCCGGGATCTTCCGCCGGCTGTTCCCCCGTCGGACGGTGACGCTCGTCGACGCCCGTACGATCTTCTCCGGTGGCGGTGGCATCCATTGCATCACCCAGCAGCAGCCGAGGATCTAG
- a CDS encoding TetR/AcrR family transcriptional regulator: protein MAGGRRQAPPREDVLAAAMAMIAEGGLEQLTMAALGREVGMSSGHLLYYFHSKDELLLRTLEWSEGRLGAERSRLLARRGTVRERLDAYVDLYVPDGHRDPHWTLWLEVWNRSRGADEDARDRQAAIEGAWHRDLVALVAEGVSRGEFRRVDPDRFASRLRALLDGFSIHVAIGLRGTDRDQVLGHVREFLDDSLPSPGLADD, encoded by the coding sequence ATGGCCGGTGGGCGCAGACAGGCCCCGCCCCGGGAGGACGTCCTCGCCGCCGCCATGGCCATGATCGCCGAGGGCGGTCTGGAGCAGCTGACCATGGCGGCGCTCGGCCGCGAGGTCGGGATGAGCAGCGGACACCTGCTCTACTACTTCCACTCCAAGGACGAACTGCTGCTGCGGACCCTGGAGTGGAGCGAGGGCCGGCTGGGCGCCGAGCGCAGCCGGCTGCTGGCCCGCCGGGGCACGGTCCGCGAGCGGCTCGACGCCTATGTCGACCTGTACGTCCCCGACGGCCACCGCGACCCGCACTGGACCCTCTGGCTGGAGGTCTGGAACCGGTCGCGGGGCGCCGACGAGGACGCCCGCGACCGCCAGGCCGCCATCGAGGGCGCCTGGCACCGCGACCTCGTGGCGCTGGTCGCGGAAGGCGTCTCGCGGGGCGAGTTCCGCCGGGTCGACCCCGACCGCTTCGCCTCCCGGCTGCGGGCGCTGCTGGACGGCTTCTCCATCCATGTGGCGATCGGCCTGCGGGGCACCGACCGGGACCAAGTTCTCGGCCATGTAAGGGAGTTCCTGGACGACTCGCTACCATCGCCGGGACTCGCGGACGACTGA
- a CDS encoding PD40 domain-containing protein, translating to MTRGAICAPAARSGSQRARRVVRRSAATAGLRDLGGARPGGRQRRRRHLRPGPPHPPHRTGQLRPPRRLGRQRDADHQRDGRVVAYVTSAPDVVPGDDNGRNDVVVHDRRTGRDELVQYATSGALGSADAFFPSLSADGRYVSFDTPAPLVPDIVVSKTRPVYLRDRRTRTTDLISRPTKYDYKSYADASPLIGDGGRIAFESSLYSLVPDDTNKAPDVFVYDRAARTTVRASTAADGTQADGPSVGASLSADGRQVAFTSTADNLVPGDTDGVADVFVKDLATGAVTRVSLGADGAQADGAQADGASTAASLDAHGRRAAFPSTATNLVPDDTDGVADVFVSRPR from the coding sequence TTGACCCGAGGTGCGATCTGCGCACCGGCCGCACGGAGCGGGTCGCAGAGGGCCCGGCGAGTCGTCCGGCGCTCAGCGGCGACGGCCGGTCTTCGCGACCTCGGCGGCGCTCGCCCGGGGGGACGACAACGACGCCGACGACATCTACGTCCTGGACCGCCGCACCCACCGCACCGAACGGGTCAGCTTCGGCCACCCCGCCGGCTGGGGCGCCAACGCGATGCCGACCATCAGCGCGACGGCCGCGTCGTCGCCTACGTCACCTCCGCCCCGGACGTCGTCCCCGGCGACGACAACGGACGCAACGACGTCGTCGTCCACGACCGCAGGACGGGCAGGGACGAACTCGTCCAGTACGCGACCTCCGGGGCCCTCGGCTCCGCCGACGCCTTCTTCCCCTCCCTCAGCGCGGACGGCCGCTACGTCTCCTTCGACACCCCGGCCCCGCTCGTCCCGGATATCGTCGTGTCCAAGACCAGGCCGGTCTACCTGCGCGACCGGCGCACTCGGACCACGGACCTGATCAGCCGGCCGACGAAGTACGACTACAAGTCCTACGCCGACGCCTCCCCCCTCATCGGCGACGGCGGCAGGATCGCCTTCGAGTCCAGCCTGTACTCCCTCGTCCCCGACGACACCAACAAGGCCCCCGACGTCTTCGTGTACGACCGGGCGGCGCGGACCACCGTCCGCGCCAGCACGGCGGCCGACGGCACCCAGGCCGACGGGCCGAGCGTCGGCGCGAGCCTGAGCGCCGACGGGCGCCAGGTGGCGTTCACCTCGACCGCCGACAACCTCGTCCCCGGCGACACCGACGGCGTCGCCGACGTCTTCGTCAAGGACCTGGCCACCGGCGCGGTCACCCGCGTCAGCCTCGGAGCCGACGGCGCCCAGGCCGACGGCGCCCAGGCCGACGGCGCCTCCACCGCCGCGTCCCTCGACGCCCACGGTCGCCGCGCCGCCTTCCCCTCCACGGCCACGAACCTCGTCCCGGACGACACCGACGGGGTCGCCGACGTCTTCGTGAGCCGCCCGCGTTGA
- the cimA gene encoding citramalate synthase, translated as MTETSELDDSFHVFDTTLRDGAQREGINLTVADKLAIARHLDEFGVGFIEGGWPGANPRDTEFFARARQEIDFRHARLVAFGATRRAGAKASEDPQVRALLESGAEVITLVAKSHDRHVELALRTTLEENLEMVRDTVSHLVSEGRRVFVDCEHFFDGYRANPEYAKSVVRAASEAGASVVILCDTNGGMLPAQVQAVVSTVLADTGARLGIHAQDDTGCAVANTLAAVDAGATHVQCTANGYGERVGNANLFPVVAALELKYGKKVLPEGKLREMTRISHAIAEVVNLTPSTHQPYVGVSAFAHKAGLHASAIKVDPDLYQHIDPELVGNTMRMLVSDMAGRASVELKGKELGVDLGGDRELVGRVVERVKERELKGYTYEAADASFELLLRGEVEGRPLKYFEVESWRAIVEDRPDGTHANEATVKLYAKGERIVATAEGNGPVNALDRALRVALEKIYPQLAKLDLVDYKVRILEGVHGTQSTTRVLIATSDGSGEWSTVGVAENVIAASWQALEDAYTYGLLRAGVEPAE; from the coding sequence ATGACCGAAACCAGCGAGCTCGACGATTCGTTCCACGTCTTCGACACGACCCTGCGCGACGGCGCGCAGCGTGAGGGCATCAACCTCACCGTCGCCGACAAGCTCGCGATCGCACGGCACCTGGACGAGTTCGGCGTGGGCTTCATCGAGGGCGGCTGGCCCGGCGCCAACCCGCGGGACACCGAGTTCTTCGCCCGCGCCCGGCAGGAGATCGACTTCCGTCACGCCCGGCTCGTCGCCTTCGGCGCCACCCGCCGGGCCGGAGCCAAGGCGAGCGAGGACCCGCAGGTCAGGGCGCTCCTGGAGTCGGGCGCCGAGGTGATCACTCTGGTCGCCAAGTCCCATGACCGCCATGTCGAGCTGGCGCTGAGGACGACGCTGGAGGAGAACCTGGAGATGGTCCGCGACACCGTCTCCCACCTGGTCTCCGAGGGCCGCCGTGTCTTCGTCGACTGCGAGCACTTCTTCGACGGCTACCGCGCCAACCCCGAGTACGCCAAGTCGGTGGTACGGGCGGCCTCCGAGGCCGGCGCCTCCGTCGTGATCCTGTGCGACACCAACGGCGGCATGCTGCCGGCTCAGGTCCAGGCCGTGGTCTCCACCGTGCTGGCCGACACCGGCGCCCGGCTCGGCATCCACGCCCAGGACGACACCGGCTGCGCGGTCGCCAACACCCTCGCCGCCGTGGACGCGGGCGCCACCCACGTGCAGTGCACCGCGAACGGCTACGGCGAACGCGTCGGCAACGCCAACCTCTTCCCGGTCGTGGCCGCCCTGGAGCTGAAGTACGGCAAGAAGGTCCTGCCCGAGGGCAAGCTGCGCGAGATGACCCGCATCTCGCACGCCATCGCCGAGGTCGTCAACCTCACCCCCTCCACCCACCAGCCCTACGTCGGCGTCTCCGCGTTCGCCCACAAGGCCGGCCTGCACGCCTCGGCCATCAAGGTCGACCCGGACCTGTACCAGCACATCGACCCCGAACTGGTCGGCAACACCATGCGGATGCTGGTATCCGACATGGCCGGCCGCGCCTCCGTCGAGCTCAAGGGCAAGGAGCTCGGCGTCGACCTCGGCGGTGACCGCGAGCTGGTCGGCCGGGTCGTGGAGCGGGTCAAGGAGCGCGAGCTCAAGGGCTACACGTACGAGGCCGCCGACGCCTCCTTCGAACTGCTGCTGCGCGGCGAGGTCGAGGGCAGGCCGCTGAAGTACTTCGAGGTCGAGTCCTGGCGCGCCATCGTCGAGGACCGCCCCGACGGCACCCACGCCAACGAGGCCACGGTCAAGCTCTACGCCAAGGGCGAGCGCATCGTCGCCACCGCGGAGGGCAACGGCCCGGTCAACGCCCTCGACCGCGCCCTGCGCGTGGCCCTGGAGAAGATCTACCCGCAGCTGGCCAAGCTCGACCTCGTCGACTACAAGGTCCGCATCCTGGAGGGTGTCCACGGCACCCAGTCCACCACGCGCGTGCTGATCGCCACGTCCGACGGAAGCGGCGAGTGGTCCACGGTGGGCGTGGCCGAGAACGTCATCGCGGCATCCTGGCAGGCGCTGGAGGACGCGTACACCTACGGTCTGCTGCGGGCCGGGGTCGAACCCGCCGAGTGA
- a CDS encoding oxidoreductase, with protein sequence MSSAVDADRVRREILDEGADGRPYLLSDARVTGELRLDGAGIRRAVRFEGCRFDGPVTLEGASTLAFELVDCVLPGLRASTAHVGGRLDLRRSTVGETDGLGSAVDLVHADIAGGARLDGAHLIAPGRTALEGGGLVTRGGVFCEDGFVAEGEVSFPGAELAGGVWMRGARITVGDPERFAFHGDALKASTVRLSHGFRADGRVRLRGVRAEDLVSFNDAELLGSGSSLMCVGMQVGALDLRFARRPAGSVNLRTAHAARLQDDPATWPLSLGLDGLTYDWLGETAATRREDVTNRLAWLRRQPVYAPQPYEQLASHYRRSGHEDEARRVLLVRERCRRATLGPAGRLWGWLLDGVVGYGYRPWLAGLWLALLTLIGSLVFNAHRPVRNKPGEGGPFNPVVYALDLLVPVGGLGMRGDWHWNQAGVQALAYGLVGIGWILTTAVVAGVTRTLSRG encoded by the coding sequence GTGAGCAGCGCAGTCGACGCCGACCGCGTCAGGCGGGAGATCCTCGACGAGGGCGCGGACGGGCGGCCGTACCTGCTGAGCGACGCCCGCGTCACCGGGGAGCTACGGCTCGACGGGGCCGGGATACGGCGGGCCGTGCGGTTCGAGGGGTGCCGGTTCGACGGGCCGGTGACGCTGGAGGGGGCGAGCACGCTCGCCTTCGAGCTGGTGGACTGCGTACTGCCGGGGCTGCGGGCCTCGACCGCCCATGTCGGCGGCCGGCTCGACCTGCGCCGGTCGACCGTCGGCGAGACCGACGGCCTCGGCAGTGCCGTCGACCTGGTGCACGCGGACATCGCCGGCGGAGCGCGACTCGACGGTGCGCACCTGATCGCACCGGGGCGGACGGCGCTCGAAGGCGGCGGTCTGGTGACGCGGGGCGGGGTGTTCTGCGAGGACGGTTTCGTCGCCGAGGGCGAAGTGAGTTTTCCCGGGGCCGAGTTGGCGGGCGGGGTGTGGATGCGCGGGGCGCGGATCACGGTCGGGGATCCGGAGCGGTTCGCGTTCCACGGCGACGCCCTTAAGGCGTCCACTGTACGGCTGTCGCACGGGTTCCGGGCCGACGGCAGGGTGCGGTTGCGCGGGGTGCGGGCGGAGGACCTGGTGTCGTTCAACGACGCCGAACTCCTCGGCTCCGGCTCGTCGTTGATGTGCGTGGGCATGCAGGTGGGGGCGCTCGACCTGCGGTTCGCGCGCAGACCGGCGGGGAGCGTGAACCTGCGTACCGCGCACGCGGCCCGCCTCCAGGACGACCCGGCGACCTGGCCGCTGTCGCTGGGGCTGGACGGGCTGACGTACGACTGGCTCGGCGAGACCGCCGCCACCCGGCGCGAGGACGTCACCAACCGCCTCGCCTGGCTGCGCCGCCAGCCGGTCTACGCGCCCCAGCCCTATGAGCAGCTCGCCTCGCACTACCGCCGGTCCGGGCACGAGGACGAGGCGCGGCGCGTGCTGCTCGTACGGGAGCGGTGCCGGCGGGCGACGCTGGGACCGGCGGGGCGGCTGTGGGGCTGGCTGCTGGACGGCGTGGTCGGGTACGGCTACCGGCCGTGGCTCGCGGGGCTGTGGCTGGCGCTGCTCACCCTGATCGGCTCGCTTGTCTTCAACGCGCACCGGCCCGTACGGAACAAGCCCGGCGAGGGAGGGCCGTTCAACCCGGTCGTGTACGCCCTCGATCTGCTGGTGCCGGTCGGCGGACTGGGGATGCGCGGCGACTGGCACTGGAACCAGGCGGGCGTGCAGGCGCTCGCGTACGGGCTGGTGGGCATCGGCTGGATCCTGACGACTGCGGTGGTGGCGGGTGTGACGCGCACGCTCAGCCGCGGCTGA
- a CDS encoding ricin-type beta-trefoil lectin domain protein, which yields MRKTPHTLRLLLAGVLSAAGFTAAVPPAHAAGEQVTAWLTTTDDSAGRHVTRGLQPQTPFAFQSGTGGGGENITVDENTRYQTFTGGGASFTDTAAWLMNSSGALSQATRDATMRKLFSPTDGIGLSFLRNPMGASDLARYGYTYDDVPAGQTDPNLTSFSIAHDLADVVPLTKQALQLNPSVTVMASPWTAPAWMKDSGSLNGGWLKAEDYGAYANYFVKYLQAYRSQGVNVSYVTPQNEPTCCSGYPSMSWNASGIQYFLKSELLPKLQSAGLSTKVLAHDWNWDVYDSYAAASVDDTAIRNHPNFGGIAWHGYGGDVSKQTSVHNQYPNLDAFGTEHSGGTWIANQQREDMNNIIDYTRNWAKSVTKWSLAVDQNMGPHNGGCGTCTGLITVHNGDGASGTVDYTVEYYTMGQLTKFVRPGAQRIASTASTNVPNVAWRNPDGSKALIAYNDAFSARTVTINWGSQHATYSLPGKTSATFTWNGTQSGGGSASGAFVGLAGKCLDVAGGSSANGTAVQLYDCNGSTAQQWTVQGDGSIRALGKCLDVTSASTADGAKVQLYDCNGTGAQQWSYNSSTGDVVNTAANKCLDVTDNSSANGTRTQIWSCTGAANQKWRLQ from the coding sequence ATGAGAAAAACCCCCCACACACTCCGGCTGCTGCTGGCCGGAGTGCTCTCGGCGGCCGGCTTCACCGCGGCCGTTCCCCCCGCACACGCGGCCGGTGAACAGGTCACCGCCTGGCTCACCACCACCGACGACTCCGCCGGACGCCATGTCACGCGCGGGCTCCAGCCGCAGACGCCGTTCGCCTTCCAGTCCGGGACGGGTGGCGGCGGCGAGAACATCACCGTCGACGAGAACACCCGGTACCAGACCTTCACCGGCGGCGGCGCGTCCTTCACGGACACCGCGGCCTGGCTGATGAACTCCAGCGGCGCGCTGTCGCAGGCCACACGCGACGCCACCATGCGGAAGCTGTTCTCGCCGACGGACGGCATCGGCCTGTCGTTCCTGCGCAATCCGATGGGGGCCTCGGACCTCGCGCGCTACGGCTACACCTACGACGACGTGCCGGCCGGGCAGACCGACCCGAACCTGACGAGCTTCTCCATCGCGCACGACCTCGCCGACGTCGTCCCGCTGACCAAGCAGGCGCTCCAGCTGAACCCCTCTGTGACGGTCATGGCCTCGCCGTGGACGGCTCCGGCCTGGATGAAGGACAGCGGTTCGCTCAACGGCGGCTGGCTGAAGGCGGAGGACTACGGCGCCTACGCGAACTACTTCGTCAAGTACCTCCAGGCGTACAGGAGCCAGGGCGTGAACGTCTCCTACGTCACCCCGCAGAACGAGCCGACCTGCTGCTCCGGCTATCCCTCGATGAGCTGGAACGCCTCCGGCATCCAGTACTTCCTCAAGAGCGAGCTGCTGCCGAAGCTGCAGTCCGCCGGCCTGTCCACCAAGGTCCTGGCGCACGACTGGAACTGGGACGTCTACGACTCCTACGCGGCGGCGTCCGTCGACGACACGGCGATCCGCAACCACCCCAACTTCGGCGGCATCGCCTGGCACGGCTACGGCGGTGACGTCTCCAAGCAGACCTCGGTCCACAACCAGTACCCGAACCTGGACGCGTTCGGCACCGAGCACTCCGGCGGCACCTGGATCGCCAACCAGCAGCGCGAGGACATGAACAACATCATCGACTACACCCGCAACTGGGCGAAGTCGGTGACCAAGTGGTCCCTCGCTGTGGACCAGAACATGGGCCCGCACAACGGCGGCTGCGGCACCTGCACCGGCCTGATCACCGTGCACAACGGCGACGGCGCGAGCGGGACCGTGGACTACACCGTCGAGTACTACACGATGGGCCAGCTGACGAAGTTCGTCCGGCCCGGCGCCCAGCGCATCGCCTCCACCGCGTCCACGAACGTGCCGAACGTGGCCTGGCGCAACCCCGACGGCTCCAAGGCGCTGATCGCCTACAACGACGCCTTCAGCGCCAGGACGGTGACCATCAACTGGGGCTCGCAGCACGCCACTTACTCGCTGCCCGGCAAGACCTCGGCCACCTTCACCTGGAACGGCACCCAGTCCGGCGGAGGCAGCGCGAGCGGCGCGTTCGTGGGCCTGGCCGGCAAGTGCCTGGACGTGGCGGGCGGTTCGAGCGCGAACGGCACGGCCGTCCAGCTCTACGACTGCAACGGCTCCACCGCCCAGCAGTGGACCGTGCAGGGCGACGGGTCGATCCGCGCCCTGGGCAAGTGCCTCGACGTCACCTCCGCCTCGACCGCGGACGGCGCCAAGGTGCAGTTGTACGACTGCAACGGCACCGGCGCCCAGCAGTGGTCGTACAACTCCTCCACGGGGGACGTCGTGAACACCGCGGCGAACAAGTGCCTGGACGTGACCGACAACTCATCGGCGAACGGCACCCGTACGCAGATCTGGAGCTGCACGGGCGCCGCCAACCAGAAGTGGAGACTTCAGTAG